From Verrucomicrobiota bacterium, the proteins below share one genomic window:
- a CDS encoding ABC-F family ATP-binding cassette domain-containing protein: MLTVASVTKSFGGRVLFEGADLQLNRGDRVGLVGPNGAGKSTLFSIILGREEPDEGAVVFERGASAGHLPQESAPVGSETVLDVALGLGLEHGPNTAEAAHVDHLTEARAKRILKGLAFREEQFHRPAREFSGGWVMRAHLARLLVSEPDLLMLDEPTNHLDLSALLWFQEYLRTYPGAILLISHDREFLNQLTGSIVELRQARLWRYRGNYDAYLEQKESVEAQQLAAYKNQQKEIARLMTFVERFRAKNTKATQAQSKLKQIERMEKIEAPESADATIDFRFPQPPRSGQRVITLRGIRHAYGNNVVYENLEFQAERGQRIVLVGPNGAGKSTLLKLLAEAIPLQSGERLLGHNVRAGYYAQYRVEMLNPEHTVLEEALDTPQRVTEQAVRSILGCFLFRGDDVFKRVSVLSGGEKSRLALVKLLLDPPNLLLMDEPTTHLDMASIEALTAALDPFEGTLIFISHDVHFIRSLANHVVHVEHGRLAAFPGDYEYYRSKMAEREQRETQAREQTTVREAPRSERHSDRTKEQKRLEAEARQARARARKAKEAEVRELEASITRLEARQRELEEAAADPAVLKDGKRLLNLRRDLGQIAADVAHATEGWEKASLELESLAPGQGSQD, translated from the coding sequence ATGCTCACCGTTGCCAGCGTCACCAAATCATTCGGCGGACGAGTCCTTTTCGAAGGCGCCGATTTACAATTGAACCGCGGCGATCGCGTCGGCCTGGTCGGCCCCAATGGCGCGGGCAAATCAACCTTGTTCTCCATCATCCTCGGAAGGGAGGAGCCGGACGAGGGCGCGGTGGTCTTCGAGCGTGGCGCTTCCGCCGGGCATCTTCCGCAAGAAAGCGCACCCGTCGGCAGCGAAACGGTGCTCGACGTGGCGCTCGGCCTCGGACTGGAACACGGTCCAAACACAGCGGAGGCCGCACATGTCGATCATCTGACGGAAGCGCGGGCCAAGCGCATCCTCAAGGGCCTCGCGTTTCGGGAAGAACAGTTCCATCGGCCGGCGCGGGAATTCAGCGGCGGGTGGGTGATGCGGGCGCACCTCGCGCGGCTCCTGGTGAGCGAACCGGACTTGCTCATGCTCGACGAGCCCACCAACCACCTCGATTTATCGGCTCTGTTGTGGTTTCAAGAGTACCTGCGGACTTATCCCGGAGCCATCCTGCTCATTTCGCACGATCGCGAGTTCCTCAATCAACTGACGGGATCCATCGTGGAACTGCGCCAGGCCCGGCTCTGGCGTTACCGCGGCAACTACGACGCCTATCTCGAGCAAAAGGAATCGGTCGAAGCCCAGCAGCTCGCCGCGTACAAGAATCAACAGAAAGAAATCGCCCGGCTCATGACGTTTGTGGAGCGGTTCCGGGCCAAAAACACCAAGGCCACCCAAGCGCAGAGCAAACTCAAGCAAATCGAACGCATGGAGAAAATCGAGGCGCCCGAATCGGCGGACGCCACCATCGATTTTCGTTTTCCGCAGCCGCCCCGCAGTGGCCAGCGTGTCATCACCCTGCGCGGCATCCGGCACGCCTACGGGAACAACGTGGTTTACGAAAACCTCGAATTCCAAGCCGAGCGCGGCCAGCGCATCGTGCTGGTCGGTCCCAACGGCGCCGGGAAATCCACCCTGCTCAAACTCCTCGCGGAGGCCATCCCCTTGCAATCCGGCGAACGCCTCCTGGGGCACAACGTTCGCGCCGGATACTACGCGCAATACCGGGTGGAAATGCTGAACCCGGAACACACCGTGCTGGAGGAGGCGCTCGACACTCCCCAGCGCGTGACCGAACAAGCGGTGCGATCCATTCTCGGCTGTTTTCTCTTTCGCGGCGATGACGTGTTCAAGCGGGTGAGCGTGCTGAGCGGCGGCGAGAAAAGCCGGCTCGCGCTCGTGAAGCTGCTGCTGGATCCGCCCAACCTCCTCCTCATGGACGAGCCCACCACCCATCTCGACATGGCCAGCATCGAAGCGCTCACCGCCGCGCTCGATCCCTTCGAGGGAACGCTCATCTTCATCAGCCACGACGTTCATTTCATTCGCTCGCTCGCCAATCACGTGGTCCATGTCGAGCATGGCCGGCTCGCCGCCTTCCCCGGCGATTACGAATATTACCGCTCCAAAATGGCCGAGCGCGAACAGCGCGAGACTCAAGCCCGTGAACAAACCACGGTCCGGGAGGCACCCCGCTCCGAACGCCATTCGGACCGAACCAAAGAACAGAAGCGACTGGAAGCGGAGGCCCGCCAGGCCCGCGCCCGTGCCCGCAAGGCGAAGGAAGCCGAGGTGCGCGAACTCGAGGCATCCATCACCCGGCTCGAAGCGCGCCAGCGGGAGTTGGAGGAAGCCGCGGCGGATCCGGCTGTGCTCAAGGATGGCAAACGCCTTCTGAACCTCCGCCGCGATCTGGGCCAGATCGCCGCGGACGTCGCCCATGCGACCGAAGGTTGGGAGAAAGCTTCTCTCGAATTGGAATCCCTGGCTCCCGGCCAAGGTTCCCAAGATTGA
- a CDS encoding DUF1553 domain-containing protein, with protein MASNLAAEDGTQRGIGRGWRGVRRLDKLRTGPGCVWKQGAGIINPPGQPPGRPSKCEEDCGFSLVISKAIQLACPKATLNFMRHFGSFAALIAGVWLTALTGKAAVSSDKPVPPSPPLPSISSLRLEPSELVLSDGRDARKVLVLGERAEGGVIDLTSQARFEPEAGRLEVDADGFFTGKMAGDSVVKINAAGRNATLRVKVAGTSLPPVGFIKDVEPVLSKTGCNAGPCHGADKGKNGFKLSLRGYDADFDYHSLVNDLSGRRFNRVNPDESLMLLKPLGEVPHEGRQAIKPGSRYHQILKQWIAEGAGRETGVPPRPAKIEIFPAQVEMDLPGRQQQLLVVATYADGTTRDVTREAVLSSSNEEIALVKDHTVIALRRGEMAVLVRYEGVYESREVVIMGDRTGFVQEEMPEHNEVDRHVLAKLKKMKINASELCTDAEFLRRVHLDLTGQPPSAEKARAFLESKEESRKKREALIDELIGSPGYGEFWANKLADLLQCNSENLGKKGVWVFRNWIRDQLMSNRPYHEFVKELVVARGSTFEKPAGNYLRALRDPGKMTEDISQTFLGVRFNCNKCHDHPFERWTQNQYYEFSAFFSQVAFKRGTLGRDHLIRPGETYAYEQVSEEIVYHSYQGGEAKHPKTDEVVPPKAPYGKMRDIPAGQDRRLAFADWLVSKDNPYFAKSTVNRFWSYFFGRGIIDPVDDIRAGNPASNPELLAALADGFVQGGYDLRKLMRTIVRSRTYQLSLKPNRWNEDDTVNFSRQTPRRLSAEQMLDSIAAATGHRPRFQDLPADMRAVQVPDGKVAGNDFLMLFGRPKRQSACECERSSNVTLSHALNLINGKTLGESVSSDSSRIAKLAETEKDDRKVVEEIYLSCLGRMPTEKELSVASLGEGKERVEGAQDLVWALMNTPSFLFNR; from the coding sequence ATGGCGAGCAACCTGGCGGCGGAAGATGGAACCCAACGCGGCATCGGTAGAGGATGGAGGGGAGTCCGGAGGCTTGACAAGCTTCGGACAGGGCCGGGGTGCGTGTGGAAACAAGGGGCGGGGATCATCAACCCCCCAGGGCAGCCTCCCGGCAGGCCCTCAAAATGCGAGGAAGATTGTGGATTCTCCCTTGTTATTTCGAAGGCAATACAATTAGCATGCCCCAAAGCCACTTTGAATTTCATGCGCCACTTTGGATCTTTTGCCGCCCTGATTGCGGGCGTTTGGCTGACTGCGTTGACGGGCAAGGCTGCGGTCTCGAGCGACAAGCCCGTGCCGCCGAGCCCGCCGCTTCCATCTATTTCGTCTTTGCGATTGGAACCTTCCGAGCTGGTGTTGTCTGATGGGCGCGATGCGCGGAAGGTGCTCGTGCTGGGCGAGCGGGCAGAGGGTGGGGTGATCGATCTGACGAGCCAAGCCAGGTTCGAGCCTGAAGCGGGGCGCTTGGAAGTCGATGCGGATGGGTTTTTCACGGGGAAGATGGCTGGAGACTCCGTGGTCAAAATCAATGCGGCGGGAAGAAATGCGACCCTGCGGGTCAAAGTGGCGGGCACCTCCCTGCCTCCCGTTGGTTTCATCAAGGACGTGGAGCCGGTGCTTTCCAAAACGGGTTGCAACGCGGGTCCGTGTCATGGGGCTGACAAGGGGAAGAATGGTTTTAAGCTTTCGTTGCGAGGATACGACGCTGACTTCGATTATCACTCGTTGGTGAATGATTTGAGCGGGCGCCGGTTCAACCGGGTGAATCCGGATGAATCCTTGATGTTGTTGAAGCCGCTCGGCGAGGTGCCGCATGAGGGCCGGCAAGCGATCAAGCCCGGTTCGCGTTATCATCAGATCTTGAAGCAATGGATTGCGGAGGGCGCGGGCCGGGAGACCGGCGTTCCGCCACGTCCGGCCAAGATCGAGATTTTCCCGGCCCAAGTGGAAATGGACTTGCCGGGCCGGCAGCAGCAATTGCTGGTGGTGGCGACCTACGCCGACGGCACGACCCGCGATGTGACTCGCGAAGCGGTGTTGTCGAGCAGCAACGAGGAAATCGCCCTGGTGAAGGACCACACGGTCATCGCCCTGCGCCGGGGTGAAATGGCGGTGCTGGTGCGCTACGAGGGCGTGTATGAATCCCGCGAAGTCGTGATCATGGGCGACCGCACCGGGTTTGTGCAGGAAGAGATGCCGGAGCACAACGAGGTGGACCGGCATGTGCTCGCGAAGCTGAAGAAGATGAAGATCAATGCGAGCGAGCTTTGCACCGACGCGGAGTTTTTGCGGCGCGTGCACCTGGACCTGACCGGCCAGCCGCCTTCGGCGGAGAAAGCGCGCGCTTTCCTCGAGTCGAAGGAGGAGTCCCGCAAGAAGCGGGAGGCGTTGATTGACGAATTGATCGGATCTCCCGGCTACGGGGAATTTTGGGCGAACAAGCTCGCGGATCTCCTGCAGTGCAATTCCGAAAATCTGGGTAAGAAGGGCGTGTGGGTCTTCCGCAATTGGATTCGAGACCAGCTCATGTCCAACCGGCCTTATCACGAGTTCGTGAAGGAATTGGTGGTGGCGCGAGGGAGCACGTTCGAGAAGCCGGCCGGGAATTATCTGCGCGCCCTGCGAGATCCGGGCAAGATGACGGAGGATATTTCGCAAACGTTTCTCGGAGTGCGATTCAATTGCAACAAGTGCCACGACCATCCGTTCGAGCGCTGGACGCAGAACCAGTATTACGAGTTCAGCGCGTTCTTCTCCCAAGTGGCGTTCAAACGCGGCACGCTTGGGCGGGATCACTTGATCCGGCCCGGCGAGACCTATGCCTACGAACAAGTGTCGGAGGAAATCGTTTATCATTCGTACCAGGGAGGCGAGGCGAAGCATCCCAAGACGGACGAGGTGGTTCCGCCCAAGGCGCCTTACGGGAAGATGCGCGACATTCCGGCGGGCCAAGACCGCCGCCTGGCGTTCGCGGACTGGCTGGTGTCGAAGGACAATCCGTATTTTGCCAAATCCACCGTGAACCGTTTCTGGAGCTACTTTTTCGGACGGGGCATCATTGACCCGGTGGATGACATACGCGCGGGCAATCCCGCTTCGAATCCCGAGCTCCTGGCGGCGCTGGCCGACGGTTTTGTCCAGGGCGGTTACGATTTGCGAAAGTTGATGCGAACGATTGTCCGGTCGCGAACCTATCAATTGAGCCTCAAGCCGAACCGTTGGAACGAGGATGACACCGTGAATTTTTCGCGGCAAACGCCACGCCGATTGAGCGCGGAGCAGATGTTGGATTCGATCGCGGCGGCCACGGGACACCGGCCGCGGTTTCAAGATTTGCCGGCCGACATGCGTGCGGTGCAGGTGCCGGACGGCAAAGTGGCCGGCAACGATTTCCTGATGTTGTTCGGGCGTCCCAAGCGGCAGAGCGCGTGCGAGTGCGAACGCAGCAGCAACGTGACGCTTTCCCACGCGTTGAATTTGATCAACGGAAAGACGCTTGGCGAGAGCGTGAGTTCGGACTCGAGCCGCATCGCGAAACTGGCCGAGACGGAGAAGGATGATCGGAAAGTGGTGGAGGAGATTTATTTGAGTTGTCTGGGCCGGATGCCGACGGAGAAGGAATTATCCGTGGCGAGTTTGGGCGAGGGGAAGGAGCGTGTGGAAGGCGCTCAGGATCTGGTGTGGGCTTTGATGAACACGCCCTCGTTTTTGTTCAACCGATAA
- a CDS encoding DUF1501 domain-containing protein, translating to MISIPGVSGATCDGFSRREFMRLGGAGLLGLNLAQVLQLQASQRPDAGPAAGSPKNGWGKAKHVVMIYLQGGPSHLDIWDPKPDAPSNVRGDFKPIRTKVPGIHLSETMPKLAQHIDKATLIRSMSYTPAGLFNHTAAIYQIMTGYTPDRVSPSGQLEPPAPNDFPHMGAQISRLKPLDVPMLPFVMLPRPLQESNVIGKGGTAGFLGAAFDPYYFYQDPARDINLDDLTLRKDVSQERLGRRMTLLKAVNEAMPDMEKAVEKYALNEYYQKAFDLVSSGRARDAFDLTKEKDEVRDRYGRHTFGQGLLLSRRLLEAGTRFVQMNWPAVANGDPTVDAWDTHAANFGPLKNLHCPKLDSGLSSLLQDLDERGLLDETLVVALGEFGRSPRLGVSTSGNTNSPDGRDHWPYCYTALVAGAGVRRGALYGKSDATGSSPAEHPVHPTQLVATIYHALGIDPHSIVMNHLNQPRELVQAEPVLPLFG from the coding sequence ATGATCTCGATACCTGGAGTTTCAGGAGCCACATGCGACGGTTTCAGCCGGCGCGAGTTTATGCGGCTGGGTGGTGCGGGCCTCCTGGGCTTAAATCTGGCCCAGGTTCTGCAGTTGCAGGCGTCGCAACGACCCGACGCCGGTCCCGCGGCGGGATCGCCCAAGAACGGCTGGGGCAAGGCCAAGCATGTCGTCATGATTTATCTGCAGGGCGGACCGAGCCATCTCGACATCTGGGATCCGAAACCGGACGCGCCGTCGAACGTGCGCGGCGATTTCAAACCGATTCGGACCAAGGTGCCGGGGATTCACCTGAGCGAGACCATGCCGAAGCTCGCCCAGCACATCGACAAGGCGACCTTGATTCGATCGATGAGCTACACGCCGGCGGGATTGTTCAATCACACGGCGGCGATTTATCAGATCATGACGGGTTACACCCCCGACCGCGTGTCGCCGTCGGGCCAGCTCGAGCCTCCGGCGCCCAATGATTTTCCCCACATGGGCGCGCAAATCAGCCGGCTCAAGCCGCTTGATGTACCCATGCTTCCGTTTGTGATGCTGCCGCGGCCTTTGCAGGAATCCAATGTCATCGGAAAAGGCGGCACCGCCGGATTCCTCGGGGCGGCCTTCGATCCCTACTATTTTTATCAGGACCCCGCGCGCGACATCAACCTCGACGACTTGACGTTGCGGAAAGATGTCAGCCAGGAGCGCCTGGGACGCCGCATGACGCTGTTGAAGGCGGTCAACGAGGCCATGCCGGACATGGAGAAGGCGGTCGAGAAATACGCGCTGAACGAATATTATCAAAAGGCGTTTGATCTGGTCAGCAGCGGGCGGGCCCGTGACGCGTTTGATTTGACGAAGGAGAAGGACGAAGTCCGGGATCGCTACGGCCGGCATACTTTCGGACAAGGGCTGCTGTTAAGCCGGCGCCTGCTCGAAGCCGGCACGAGGTTCGTGCAAATGAACTGGCCCGCCGTGGCCAATGGGGATCCGACGGTGGACGCCTGGGACACCCACGCGGCGAATTTCGGCCCGCTGAAGAACTTGCATTGTCCGAAGCTGGATTCCGGCTTGAGCTCGCTCCTGCAGGATTTGGACGAGCGGGGCTTGCTGGATGAGACGCTGGTGGTGGCCCTGGGCGAATTTGGACGAAGCCCCCGGCTGGGCGTGAGCACCAGCGGGAACACCAACTCTCCGGATGGCCGGGATCACTGGCCGTATTGCTACACCGCGCTGGTGGCGGGCGCCGGCGTCCGCCGCGGCGCGTTGTACGGCAAGTCGGATGCCACCGGTTCCTCTCCGGCGGAGCATCCGGTCCATCCCACCCAGCTCGTGGCCACCATCTATCACGCTTTGGGGATCGACCCCCACTCCATCGTCATGAATCATTTGAACCAGCCGCGAGAGCTGGTGCAGGCGGAGCCGGTGCTGCCCTTGTTCGGTTGA